The following are encoded in a window of Anas platyrhynchos isolate ZD024472 breed Pekin duck chromosome 30, IASCAAS_PekinDuck_T2T, whole genome shotgun sequence genomic DNA:
- the LOC113840833 gene encoding olfactory receptor 14C36-like produces the protein MSNSSSITKFLLLPFADTRELQLLHFVLFLGIYLAALLGNGLILTAVACDHRLHTPMYFFLLNLALLDLGCISTTLPKAMANSLWDTRTISYAGCAAQVFLYPFLISAEFSILTIMAYDRYIAICKPLHYGTLLSSRACAQMAAAAWGSGVLYALLHTANTFSLPLCQGNAVDQFFCEIPQILKISCSHSYFRKVWVLLVGFSLASGCFFFIMLSYVQIFRAVLRMPSEHSRHKAFSMCLPHLFVVSLFLSTAMFAYLKPPSISSPSLNVLVAVLYSVIPPAVNPLIYSMRNQELKVAVRRAISQMFLKNDYFPFFLQK, from the coding sequence atgtccaacagcagctccatcaccaagttcctcctcctgccatttgcagacacacgcgagctgcagctcctgcacttcgtgctcttcctgggcatctacctggctgccctcctgggcaatggcctcatcctcaccgctgtagcctgcgaccaccgcctccacacccccatgtacttcttcctcctcaacctcgccctcctcgacctgggctgcatttCCACCACTCtacccaaagccatggccaattccctctgggacaccaggaccatttcctatgcaggatgtgctgcacaggtctttctttaTCCCTTCCTGATATCAGCAGAGTTTTcaattctcaccatcatggcctacgaccgctacattgccatctgcaagcccctgcactacgggaccctcctgagcagcagagcttgtgcccagatggcagcagctgcctggggcagtggggttctttatgctctgctgcacactgccaatacattttccctgcccctctgccaaggcaatgctgtggaccagttcttctgtgaaatcccccagatcctcaaaaTCTCTTGCTCACACTCCTACTTCAGGAAAGTTTGGGTTCTTCTGGTTGGTTTCTCTTTAGCATccgggtgtttttttttcatcatgctttcctatgtgcagatcttcagggccgtgctaaggatgccctctgagcatagccggcacaaagccttttccatgtgcctcccccacctgtttgtggtctccctttttctcagtactgccatgtttgcctacctgaaacctccctccatctcctccccatccttgAATGTgttggtggcagttctgtactcagtgattcctccagcagtgaaccctcTAATCtatagcatgaggaaccaggagctcaaggttgCTGTTAGGAGAGCAATTTCACAGATGTTTCTTAAGAatgattattttcccttctttctccagaaatga